ttatcttataatctgtgttaagtaatgatattggtctatatgacgctggtgcgagtggatctttccctgtcttaggtattactgtaattattgctgttttacatgaatctggtaagctttgtgttttgtcaatctggttgattacttccaggaggggaggaattaataaatctttaaatgttttatagaattctattgggaatccatcctctcctggtgttttattatttggtagttttttttattatctcttgtatttctactatttcaaatggttctgttaatttattttgttcctctatttgtaattttggtcattcaattttagttaaaaattcatctattttgccttctttcccttcgttttcagtttggtataattgttcatagaattctctaaagttttcattaatatccgttggattatatgtgatttgtttgtcttttttccttgatgccaataccatttccttagcttgttctgtcttaagctgccatgctagaattttgtgcattttttcccctagttcataatatttctgttttgtcttcattatgttcttctccaccttatatgtttgtagtttttcatattttatttttttatctgccaattctcttcttttagttgtgtcttccttcattgctaattctttttctatatttactatttccctttccaactgctctgtttcctgattgtagtccttcttcatcttggttacataacttattatttgccctctgatgaacgctttcattgcgtcccataatataaacttatctttcactgattccgtatttatttcaaagtacattttaatttgtcttttaatgaattctctaaaatcctgccttttaagtagcatggagtttaatctccatttatacattcttggagggatgtcctctaactctattgtcaatatcaagggtgaatggtctgataatattctagctttatattctgtttttcttactctatcttgcatacgagctgataacagaaataggtctattcttgtgtatgttttatgtctacccgaataatatgaatattcctttacctttgggtgttgtttcctccatatatccaaaagttgcatttcttgcatcgatttaattataaatttggttactttgttctttctgttaatttttttcccagttttatccatatttgaatccaaattaaggttgaaatcccctcctattaatatgttcccttgcgtgtctgctatcttcaaaaaaatatcttacaTAAacctttgatcttcttcgttaggtgaatatacattgagtagattccaaaactccgaatatatctgacattttatcattacatatctccctgctggatctattatttcctcttctattttaattggtacatttttacagattaatatagctactcctctagcttttgaattatatgacgctgctgttacatgtcctacccaatctctctttaatttcttatgctccatttcagttaaatgtgtttcttgcacgaatgctatatcaattttttcttttttcagtaaatttagcagtttcttccttttgatttggttatgtattccattaatatttaaagtcatatggttcaacgtagccatttcataatttttttatcttccctttccatttcctcatcatcacctttccttcttatccatttctgctttcttgttttgaacactttataagacaacatttctaaaacatcaaacaatttccttattctcctatctaaaacttctttaaccctattctcccctccccctcctgagttgccatttatcccttgtcgggcaaccacatctcccctctccatttggatttgcgaattcactcgcaagcgtcaactgattttgcagtgaccgtaactcctccccaaccAGCCCCCCCCGAAAacttttcaattttcatatataacaaaggtcactcttttaattccctccttatttcctctattccctttcattcccttattaattcttatctatactctatatattttcctctaaatacggatacattcatgtatgcacactatatatatatatatatatatatatatatacacacatatacccctttacacacatacatatagttcgtggtcatttttactcattacatgtcttcatctctctgcttgttttgtagttgttctgcaaatattCGTGCTTCcttcggatccgagaatagtctgttttgttgccctggaataactattttaagtaccgctgggtactttaacataaaattatatccttttttccataggatcgtttttgctgtattgaacttcctcttcttcaggagttcaaaacttatgtctggatagaaaaaaattttttgacctttgaattccagtggctttttgtcttctcttattttcttcatttctttctccaatatattttcttttgttgtatatcttaagaattttactaaaatggatcttggtttttgctgcggttgtggtttcggggctagtgttctatgtgccctctctatttccatttcttcctgtaattctggtcttcctaggaccctggggatccaatcttttataaattctctcatattcttgccttcttcatcttccttaaggcccactatctttatattatttcttctattatagttttccattatatctatcttctgagctaacagctcatgtgcctctttaacttttttattagattcttctaatttctcttttaagtcctctacttccatttctacaattatttctcgttcttccacattatccactctttttcctatctctgatatgaccatttctattttattcattttttcttctgcactcttaattcttctttttatctcattaaattcttgtaattgccattctttcactgattccatatattctttaaaaaaatatatatccattgtcctgcctttcccttcttcttccatttctctatgttcttcttcctctgggttggccatctgttgtttccttgttttctttttactctcttctttcttgtactcattgttttctgtgttttcttcctgttgctgtgttgcagctgtcactctcagctgtggagatcgactcctcagctgttccccctcccgtcggtgtgtttttttccatgcgcggttgcgcacttttactcggctacacaagccatttttgtagtcccgagctcgggacttccaccaaCCTTAGGGAgggggcttctctctccgcggcaggcctcctcggacaggtaaggccttcaccttcttcttccgacattcgttcttcttctcttcttcccattgctttcgacttttctctcttcgctgccattttcttctcacctttacttttactttgttttaatttttattcttgtacctttgtgttttgtgagtttttttttcaacttttccggagagggctggaattccctgaccggccactactccatcacgtgactcctcttcggtcagacatagagtgaagctccatccgcaccgtcccatcacacactcctggggtcagacacagtgaagctccctccgcaccgtcccgtcacacactcctggggtcaggcacagagggaatctccctccacaccgtcccgtcggacacacgtcccgtcacacactcccggggtcaggcacagagtgatgCTCCTTCCTCACCGTcctatcacacattcccggggtcagacacagaataaagctccctccacaccctcctGGATCAGGCACAGAGGGaatctccctctgcactgtcccgtcacacactcccggggtcagacacagagtgaaactccctccacaccgtcccatcacacactcccggggtcagacacagagtgaaactccctccacaccgtcccatcacacactcctggggtcagacacagtgaagctccctctgcaccgtcccataacacactcccagggtcagacacagagtaaagctccctctgcGCCCTCCCAGGGTCAGGCACAGAAGGaatctccctctgcaccgtcccatcacacactcctggggtcagacacagtgaagctccctccgcaccgtcccatcacacactcctggggtcaggcacagagggaatctccctccacactgtcccatcacacactcccggggtcagacacagagtgaagctccctccgcacactcctggggtcaggcaCAGAGGGAATgtacctccgcaccgtcccatcacacactcccggggtcagacccaaagGGAATCTCCCtcttcactgtcccatcacacactcccggggtcagacacagagagaagcaacctccacaccgtcccatctcacactcccggggtcagactcagagtgaagtTCCTTCCTcatcatcccgtcacacactcctggggtcagacacagagtgaagctccttccgcactgtcccatcacacactcctggggtgagacacagtgaagctccctccgcaccgtcccgtcacacactcccgaggtcagggacgtagtgaagctccctccgcaccatcccgtcacactctcAGGGTCAGGCAGAGAGTGAAGCTACCTccgcatcatcccatcacacattcaggTAACCCGCCACTCTCGCGGTCCCCACTAGCTGGGCTACTCTCACCTGTGTGGATCCTGTGGTGGGTCCGGAGCTGATGTTTGAGGCTAAACCCCTTGGGGCAGAAGTTGCATCGGAAAGGTCTGTGGGTCTGTGGAGCCTGCACAGGGCAGCAGGTCATGGGGAACCGGTGTGGGCAGCAGTCACACTGTGGCACAGCTCGTCCTAGAAGAGGGGAAGACATCAACACGTTTAAACGACTTACGATAAACAACAGAGGTTTCCTAAGTAAGAAACAATATTATAAACACCTTTTCACTCTTACATGcacaatttgaaaataaatgtaataATGATATTTTTTCACATTTGAGATTTTAAAACTGCGTGTAAAGGTCGaatcttgtggaccaatttttggtACAATTTAGATGGTCAACTAAGCTGGAGCTTAGACGGGTAGGCAGCCGAGGAACTGCAGCTTGGACGAATGGTAGGGGTTGGAAGCtcagatgggagggaggggagggggaggagaggagggaggaaggggcaggggagaggagggaggaaggggcagaggagaggagggagaaaggggcaggggagaggagggaggaaggggcaggggaggagtgaggaaggggcaggggaggaggagaggaaggggcaggtgaggaggaaggggcaggggaggagggaggaagggccagggggatgagggaggaagggccaggaggatgagggaggaagggccaggaggatgagggaggaagggccaggaggatgagggaggaaggggcagggacaagggaggaaggggcagggacaagggaggaaggggcaggggaggaggagaggaaggggcaggggcggaggagaggaaggggcaggtgaggaggaaagggcaggggaagagggagcaggggagtagggaggaaggggcggggaggaggagaggaagtgGCAAGGGGTAggcgaggagggaggaaggggcaggggaggagagaggaagaggcaggagaggagggaggaaggggcggggaggagggagggagggaggggcatggTGAGGAGAgaccaacaggtaagaggtcacaggtggatctgggtgggagggtagaagctgagaagtgatggggggagggggcaactctgaatggagagggaaggagacagatggACAGGGAGAGAAATAGATTCGGGGGAGAGGTGGTTAACAGAAACAGGAGAACATTCTGGAGATTTTAACGAATGCATGAGAATCGCAGTGTATTTTGAAAAGGGAGTGTATCTTACCAGCGCGTGACTTAGAATGACATTTGCAAATTGacgaggagacagagagattataTTCTCTGCAGGGGGGGTTCCAGGTGTCAGTGTGAGTGCCCCAGTTTTCTCGTGTGACGGCGCGTGACTCAAACCCCTTGTATCGCAGGAGGCACAGGGGGTCACTACCTACAGGAAGGAATGAACATtatcagacacagagtaaagctccctccatactttcccatcacacactcccggggtcagacacagagtgaaggtccctccgcaccatcccatcacacattcctggggtcagacacagtgaagctccctctgcaccgtcccatctcacactcccagggtcagacacagagggaagctccctccgcaccgtcccatcacacactcccggggtcagacacagagggaagccccctccgcaccgtcccatcacacactcccggggtcagacacagagtgaagctccctccacaccgtcccatcacacacagtAAGTTACGAAGGGGAAGTCTCGAAACTGAGGTGTTAGATTGGAGGAGAGAAATCAGGGTTTTGGTGGCTATTCAATTGTGTGTGTGATCAGAAACCTTCAGCACATAATAACTGTTCAGGCCCCTGTCAGACATTTAATCTATGGTATATACACACACCAGACCAATAGTTTGAGGTGTTGGTACACACAGGAACAGAAATCAAATGATGTAGATCACATCAGAAAGATTGTATTGTGATAACctgagacttgatagaagtcgaAAAGATTCTGAGAGAgtaaagagagaaggggagggagaccgaggggagggggggggctcagagagagacggagggggagggaaagagagtgcGATGTCAGAGGAAGCAGTttggagggggtaggggagggggaaggagggcgtCAGAGGGAGAGGGTGTGCTGGGGGGAAGAGCATTGCGGAGGGGcacagggagagagggtgagggggagtCAGTGGGAGGGGGGCGATGGAGAGAAGAGCAGGGGGACAGCCAGAAGGAGGAGGGCAGATGGAGAAGGTGGGAGATTGTGGGAAGGCAAAGACACGACAGCGATGGACTCACACAGACCCGGGCTGACCAGGAATAGTCCCTGCCTCACGCCTTTGACCACCTCAAACTTGGTCACTAACCTAGAAACCTCTCCCCAACGGCCCTGCCCAGTACCTGCTTGTGCCAACAGATGCATTTGTAGGTGACTGCTCTCCACACAGCCCTTCCCACACAGACTGCAGGAGTAGGGTGGAACCAGATCTAACGACCTGCGGAGACACAGGGTCCATGGGAGAGAgttcaataaacagcatttgtaCCCAAAAatcatgtggggggggggttacagagacagggaggggtgtaggagaccaGAGGGTGTTACAGgtacagggagggatgtaggggaccATAGGGGTTTACAGggacagagaggggtgtaggggaccggaggttaAAAATACAGGGTGGGGTGTAGGGACTGGACGAGGTTACAgatacagggaggggtgtaggggtccagaggggggttacagagacagggaggggtgaggggacaggaggaggttacagtgacagggaggggtgtaggggactggaggggtttacagagactggAGGGATGTAGGGGATCCTCTAGCCCCCTGTGACATCATTCATCAATCATCCCATCCCTGGTCTCATACATCCCGCCCATTGATGACACAGACCCCTCACCTGTGATTTGACACTGGCAGTGCTCCTGTAGCCAATCTGGCAGTGGGTTCCTCTGGCCGCAGCGCCCCGCACCGGCCGACTGTGGTGATGACAGAGCGCCGGGGCTGGAGACCTGGATCGGCCACGTCCAGGGGGTCGGGCAGGCGGATGGGGGGCATGGGGCGGCAAGGAGCGGGGGCACGGGTCCCGGCTGGAGCCTGGGGGTGGGCaccaaggggagggagggggagggattacagggaggagggggaggtgagggggaagggatgggagagacatggtggagggagggaaggggcagagaggagagggaaggggagagtgagggagggagaggcgtGGGAGAATTGcaggaggtggagggaggaaggagggggatggaaggagggagaaagaggCAGAGATTATAACAGGATATAAACCCCCCCATCACTGGGGTATAAAATCATGTCTgagaagaaagttttatttttaattaattttaaatgtagacctaCAAGCCCTTgtatctaattaacctacaaaccctcaTGACGTTTCGAGGAAAACAGagctccccagggaaaacccacacaggcacggggagaacatgcaaactcctcacagacaggttTGTGATGGGTCCAGGGTTACGGAGAGTGGGCCTGAGAGGGAAGATGGACCAGCTTGTGATTAGAATGGtgggggcagacttgatgggccccTATATTAGAACAttccaacacagtacaggcccttcagcccttgatggtGTGCCAACCCATCTTGCTTAAAAAATATACTAAACTCtccttctgtttttattccatcCCCGTCCCTGTctaggagtcttttaaatgcacccaatgttccagcctccaccaccacccctggtaacacattccaggcccccacaactctctgtgtacaaAAACTTAtgcctgacgtctcccctaaacatccctcccctcaccttatacacacgtcctctggtgttacCTACACCCAACAGGTGCTGGCCTTCCAAATGATCTCATTAAGTAGTCGTGACTGGGCCAGCACAAcactatgggctgaagggcctgtgctgttgaTGTCCGTGTTCTGTTGCTCACGCCCACTCGTTTAGATTCGGGGGATTCTGCCGGAGACCTGCGGGTACTGGGGTGGCAGCCCAGTGCGCCGGTCACAGCGTGGAGGAGGAGGGTGGGCGAGGGGCAGAGCAGGGTCAGGGCCCTCGATTGTTAACGCTGAGGCTGGGCGGGAAACCGAGGGCTGTGCTGAAGATTCATGTAACCACGGGCCTCACACCTCCGCATGTCACACAGGCACTCTCGAAAACAAGTGTACTGTGTTctcaccaccatccccctcccgGGAATCAGTTATTCTATATACAAACCCCCCTGAAcacctggatcagaccccagcctgtaacccactcccggggatctgttattctatatataaaaaccccaaacccctggatcagaccccagcctgtgaccccctcCCAGGggtctgttattctatatataaaccccctgAACCCCAGATCAGGCTCTCCCGGgtgggagaggaagggagagagtagggagggagagagggggaggaaaaggagagaggggagaagcagggaaggcagggacagggagggagaggggaaggagggagagatgggggttgAGAGGGGTGGGagatagaggggagagagggtgggagatggaaggTTGAGAGTGtgagcgagagagggagggacagggaaggagaggagctgagggaggggggagaagggagggagagagagggagggacagggaaggagaggggctgagggagaggggaagagagaagggaggggagggaaagagcgtgggagggggagagaaaaggggagggagggagagaaacgagggggtgaggggtggatgagggagaggggtgagagggtgagggagggagggagagagaagggaggggagagaggggtgggagagagcCTCCTCGAAATTACTTCAACATTCACAGTGTGAGCCCGGTGTGTGAGAGAGACCTGTCTAAACTCTTTTCTCACATCCCACCTGCCAGCAATGAATCCGGATCCGATAACGGCCGCGGGGCCTCCCCACGCTGCTCTTCCAACCACGGCTGGGACACTTTGAATGGAACAACTTCTCTCTGCCGTCGCCATCGTCCCCATTTCCCTGTGCCTGAACAGATTCTACGCACATCTCCCCCACCCAAACCCCTTTCTACCTGAGACGTCACTCTCTCACCTTGTAGCTACAACCCAGTACAGACTCCagaacctcattacaggaaggatgttggaGGCTgcggagagggggagagggtattGACCAGGGTATCGCCTGGATCGGAGAATATGTCTCGTGAGGcaaaagctgggacttttctatcTGGAGTGAAGACAGACGAGAGGGAATTTAatggaggtcgacaagattctgtgAGGTTTAGACAGGGTGGACGACCGacgcctgtttcctagggcaggatcagcaaacaccaggggatgtGTGTAtagggtgaagggaggggagtttaggggagacacagagagtggtgggagcctgCAATGCGTggccaggggtgggggtggaggctggtacaataggaacatttaaaagactcggACAGGAACACGGATGGAAGGGAAATaaagggttgtgggtgtgagggagatgagggggagattggggagtaggtttatatgggtcagcacaacattgtgggccgaaggacctggGCTGTGCTGGGATGTTCTAAACAATGAACTTTGGCTCTTGCAACTTTTTAATCACTTGGTTTGTAAGAAAATGATTTCATACTCACGGACTGGAAACTCCTGAGAATTTTGGAGGAAATTCACGCTCTCTGCATCACTCCTTCTTCAGCGAGATTGTTctgctctctccctcctctctcaaaaactacctctctctccccctctcaaacactccctctctctccccctctctctctccctctctttcacacGCttgctcacactctccctctctcacacactcactctcctctccctctctcccacgctcactctctctcacacacacactctccctctccccctctctcttgcacgctcccttccccctctctcttgcacactcactctcctccctctctctcgcaTGCTCACTCTctttcacacactcactctcctcATCCCCTTCTCTCGCAcgttctccctctctcacacacttgctccctctcctctctcgACGTATATATATCTGCAAATGTCAATCACAAAACCGCAATTTACTTTAACTACAGgacctgccttttttttttgaagtgtgAAACCATGAGACTGGGGCCGCCACGGTTAACATAACAGTTggcgcaacgccattacagcgccagagaccgggaccagggttcgaatcctgcgctatctgtgaggagtttgcacatttgccCCAAGTCTGCGAGGCATTTTCCCTGGGAGcttcggttttctcccaccctttgaaacgtac
Above is a window of Narcine bancroftii isolate sNarBan1 unplaced genomic scaffold, sNarBan1.hap1 Scaffold_559, whole genome shotgun sequence DNA encoding:
- the LOC138750992 gene encoding zinc finger and BTB domain-containing protein 16-like isoform X1, with the protein product MRVSEGQCEWFLWSFSVLIACRKKLFPSLVALALILLDLIPRQECNVIDGTEAREEQKHTFIGLQLMPGIYNDLQAPAGTRAPAPCRPMPPIRLPDPLDVADPGLQPRRSVITTVGRCGALRPEEPTARLATGALPVSNHRSLDLVPPYSCSLCGKGCVESSHLQMHLLAQAGSDPLCLLRYKGFESRAVTRENWGTHTDTWNPPCREYNLSVSSSICKCHSKSRAGRAVPQCDCCPHRFPMTCCPVQAPQTHRPFRCNFCPKGFSLKHQLRTHHRIHTGEKPFECLLCRQRSRDYSAMAKHLRTHGGALPYRCTICQHFSPSLSNMQKHIEAHDPEEVPANWRLADTYLYACHP
- the LOC138750992 gene encoding zinc finger and BTB domain-containing protein 16-like isoform X2 encodes the protein MPPIRLPDPLDVADPGLQPRRSVITTVGRCGALRPEEPTARLATGALPVSNHRSLDLVPPYSCSLCGKGCVESSHLQMHLLAQAGSDPLCLLRYKGFESRAVTRENWGTHTDTWNPPCREYNLSVSSSICKCHSKSRAGRAVPQCDCCPHRFPMTCCPVQAPQTHRPFRCNFCPKGFSLKHQLRTHHRIHTGEKPFECLLCRQRSRDYSAMAKHLRTHGGALPYRCTICQHFSPSLSNMQKHIEAHDPEEVPANWRLADTYLYACHP